One region of Epilithonimonas zeae genomic DNA includes:
- a CDS encoding tetratricopeptide repeat protein: MKKISFLLAFVISSFAFACLNYSIVGTDVNGKRKTTHAMKEHNFGLHIYDFDKSMIEENGKYDLEEYKKTKNLDNYLNYATSLVYLGEYDKAICIFKEIEEKQPDKYELASNLGTAYELIGDNKNALKYIQKALQLNKDSHHGSEWIHVKILENKLGNRTLENLLDIDFGNDKTPTSKYKKPELIEFINDVSYQLSERTQFVKPTDKIVGKLYFELGNALSIVYDLESAQKAYNLSKQYGFDNPLLNLRISYFAQLIKDNKDSGKKVKETTNEELYYQNEDKNKTPEFKNVKIAPEKEMIFSLWIILPIIFIVAILSVLIIKRKNK, from the coding sequence ATGAAGAAAATTTCATTTTTATTAGCATTTGTTATTTCAAGCTTTGCTTTTGCTTGTCTTAATTACTCGATTGTAGGAACAGATGTTAATGGCAAAAGAAAAACGACTCACGCAATGAAAGAGCATAACTTTGGATTGCACATCTATGATTTTGACAAATCAATGATTGAAGAAAATGGGAAATATGATTTGGAAGAGTACAAGAAGACCAAAAATCTTGACAACTATTTAAATTATGCTACTTCATTAGTTTATTTAGGAGAATATGATAAGGCGATTTGTATATTCAAAGAGATAGAAGAAAAGCAACCAGATAAATATGAACTCGCTTCTAACTTGGGAACAGCTTATGAATTAATTGGAGATAATAAAAATGCTCTGAAATACATACAAAAAGCATTACAACTCAACAAAGATTCTCATCACGGTTCTGAGTGGATTCACGTGAAAATTTTAGAAAACAAATTAGGGAATAGAACTCTTGAAAATCTTTTGGATATTGATTTTGGAAATGATAAAACTCCAACTTCAAAATATAAAAAGCCAGAATTGATAGAGTTTATTAATGATGTTTCTTACCAATTATCAGAAAGAACTCAATTTGTAAAGCCAACAGATAAGATTGTTGGGAAATTGTATTTTGAATTAGGAAACGCTTTGTCTATAGTTTACGATTTAGAATCGGCTCAGAAAGCTTATAATCTTTCAAAACAATATGGATTTGATAATCCGTTGCTGAATTTACGAATTTCCTACTTTGCTCAGCTTATTAAAGATAACAAAGATTCTGGAAAAAAAGTAAAAGAGACAACTAATGAAGAATTGTATTACCAGAATGAAGATAAAAATAAAACTCCCGAATTTAAGAATGTCAAAATAGCTCCAGAAAAGGAAATGATT
- the menA gene encoding 1,4-dihydroxy-2-naphthoate octaprenyltransferase → MKHWIQAARLRTLPLSLSGIIMGAFIAKWRLSENGGTWDWRIFALALLVTLLYQILSNFANDYGDGVKGTDKNRIGEAESRAVASGKITAVQMRNAVILLSILSFAATVALLYVAFYPANIREFWIFIGLGIACILAAIGYTVGRKPYGYMGLGDIFVFVFFGLVSVGGSYFLFTKSFSWDVLFPATAIGMLSMAVLNLNNMRDIVNDELSGKKTFALKLGFKKAMIYEIILLQLPILLMLAFLMYNGFQEKGLYYPFIVMILIFPFMKLRRSIMQIKEPKLLDPFLKQVGILTFMMAVLTAFGLNFVN, encoded by the coding sequence ATGAAACATTGGATACAGGCTGCGAGGCTTAGAACATTACCACTTTCACTCAGTGGAATTATTATGGGAGCTTTCATTGCAAAATGGAGACTTTCTGAGAATGGAGGAACTTGGGATTGGAGAATTTTCGCTTTGGCACTTCTCGTAACATTATTATATCAAATCCTTTCCAATTTTGCCAACGATTATGGCGACGGCGTAAAAGGAACAGACAAAAATAGAATTGGTGAAGCAGAAAGCAGAGCAGTAGCTTCTGGAAAAATTACCGCAGTTCAAATGCGAAATGCGGTTATCTTACTTTCAATTTTGTCTTTTGCAGCAACTGTTGCTTTGTTGTATGTTGCTTTTTATCCTGCAAATATTAGAGAGTTCTGGATTTTCATTGGATTGGGAATTGCCTGTATTTTGGCTGCGATTGGATATACAGTGGGTAGAAAACCTTACGGATATATGGGATTGGGCGATATTTTCGTGTTTGTATTTTTCGGATTGGTTTCGGTTGGTGGAAGTTATTTTCTGTTTACCAAATCATTCAGTTGGGATGTTTTATTTCCTGCTACAGCAATCGGAATGTTGAGTATGGCGGTTCTTAATCTGAACAATATGAGAGACATCGTCAACGACGAATTATCTGGAAAGAAAACTTTTGCATTGAAGCTTGGTTTTAAAAAGGCAATGATTTACGAAATCATATTATTGCAATTACCAATTCTTTTGATGTTAGCTTTTTTGATGTACAATGGATTTCAGGAAAAAGGTCTTTATTATCCATTTATAGTTATGATTTTGATATTTCCTTTTATGAAATTAAGGAGATCCATTATGCAAATCAAAGAACCAAAATTGCTTGACCCTTTTCTAAAACAAGTCGGAATATTGACTTTTATGATGGCTGTTTTGACGGCTTTCGGGCTTAATTTTGTTAATTAA
- a CDS encoding serine hydrolase domain-containing protein: MFNPSFICRKAVLPQMAFACALFSAQSPLQKSIPEKEGISSEAIVKFLQAANKLQSTEFKSFMLLRHGKVISDVHWNPYQKDLKNRLYSCSKSFTATAIGFAVQENKLKVTDKVISFFPDKQPSEISDNLKELSIQNLLTMSSGMAKEPDFIRGSENDWVKAYLAVPIDNKPGSKFNYSSLATFMLSAIIQKVTGQTVADYLKPRLFEPLGIKGYDWESNPQGINTGGWGLRVKTEDMAKFAQLFLQKGKWNGKQIISEDWINEASSAHILQNPNADEKLKSENDWVQGYGYQMWRSRFNSFRGDGAYGQYMLVLPEQDAVVIMTAESNNLQEELNLVWEHLLPAFQPKAIPENKLAYQKLKDLENNLSIEPLKSEIFPKINKTYSFTENNDKYQSVELKSNGQKFEMKLMIDGKSYPFEFTSGKWNQQETMWIQPTSDRKSITDSYKLYPAKITNSFRWKDENTLELKTIYLETPHSHLMDITFDNDSIVFELKNSADFGKKSTILKATEIK, translated from the coding sequence ATGTTCAATCCGTCTTTTATTTGCAGAAAAGCAGTTTTGCCACAAATGGCTTTTGCTTGTGCTTTGTTTTCAGCTCAGAGTCCTTTGCAAAAAAGTATTCCTGAGAAAGAAGGCATTTCTTCGGAAGCAATTGTCAAATTTTTACAAGCTGCAAATAAATTGCAATCCACCGAGTTTAAGAGTTTTATGCTTCTCAGGCACGGAAAAGTGATTTCGGATGTGCATTGGAATCCTTATCAGAAAGATTTAAAGAACAGATTATATTCTTGCAGTAAGAGTTTTACTGCAACTGCAATCGGTTTTGCAGTTCAGGAAAATAAGTTGAAAGTTACCGATAAAGTCATTTCGTTTTTTCCGGATAAACAACCTTCAGAAATCAGTGATAATCTTAAAGAATTATCAATCCAAAATCTCTTGACAATGTCATCGGGAATGGCGAAAGAACCTGATTTTATCCGTGGAAGCGAAAACGATTGGGTAAAAGCTTATCTGGCTGTTCCTATTGACAATAAACCAGGAAGTAAATTCAATTATAGTTCGTTGGCCACATTTATGCTTTCTGCAATTATTCAGAAGGTGACCGGTCAAACTGTTGCAGATTATTTGAAGCCAAGATTATTTGAACCACTTGGAATCAAAGGTTACGATTGGGAAAGTAATCCGCAAGGCATTAATACAGGCGGTTGGGGATTGCGTGTGAAAACGGAAGATATGGCCAAATTTGCCCAGCTTTTTCTCCAAAAAGGAAAATGGAACGGCAAACAAATTATCTCTGAAGATTGGATTAATGAAGCAAGTTCTGCACATATTTTACAAAATCCAAATGCTGACGAAAAGCTGAAAAGCGAAAACGATTGGGTTCAGGGTTATGGCTATCAGATGTGGAGAAGTCGTTTCAATTCCTTCCGTGGTGATGGTGCTTACGGACAATATATGTTGGTTTTGCCGGAGCAAGATGCAGTTGTGATTATGACGGCAGAAAGTAACAATCTTCAGGAAGAATTAAACCTTGTTTGGGAACATCTTTTACCTGCCTTTCAACCAAAAGCGATTCCCGAAAATAAATTGGCTTACCAGAAACTTAAGGATTTGGAAAATAATCTTTCCATTGAACCTTTGAAAAGTGAAATTTTTCCTAAAATAAATAAAACTTATTCATTTACTGAAAATAACGACAAATATCAATCGGTAGAATTAAAATCGAATGGTCAAAAATTCGAAATGAAATTAATGATTGACGGAAAATCATATCCATTCGAATTCACTTCCGGAAAATGGAATCAGCAGGAAACAATGTGGATTCAGCCAACTTCGGACAGGAAATCAATAACGGACAGCTACAAACTTTATCCTGCGAAAATCACGAACAGTTTTCGATGGAAAGATGAAAACACTTTGGAACTGAAAACGATTTATCTGGAAACACCACACTCACATTTAATGGATATCACTTTCGATAATGATTCTATCGTTTTCGAATTAAAAAATAGCGCGGATTTTGGAAAAAAATCAACGATTTTAAAAGCCACAGAAATAAAATAA
- a CDS encoding 1,4-dihydroxy-2-naphthoyl-CoA synthase, which yields MADWKIVKEYEDITYKKSNGVARIAINRPEVRNAFRPKTTSELYDAFYDAYEDSSIGVVLLTGEGPSPKDGGHAFCSGGDQKARGHQGYVGDDGRHRLNILEVQRLIRFMPKAVIAVVNGWAVGGGHSLHVVCDLTLASEEHAIFKQTDADVTSFDGGYGSAYLAKMVGQKKAREIFFLGRNYSAQEAADMGMVNAVIPHAELEDTAYEWAQEILAKSPTSIRMLKFAMNLTDDGMVGQQIFAGEATRLAYMTEEAKEGRNAFLEKRKPNFGDDQWIS from the coding sequence ATGGCAGACTGGAAAATCGTCAAAGAATACGAAGATATTACCTATAAAAAATCAAATGGCGTTGCAAGAATCGCTATCAACAGACCAGAAGTCAGAAACGCTTTCCGACCGAAAACAACCTCAGAACTTTACGATGCTTTTTATGATGCTTATGAAGATTCGTCTATTGGCGTTGTATTATTGACAGGAGAAGGTCCAAGCCCAAAAGATGGCGGTCATGCTTTCTGCAGTGGCGGTGACCAAAAAGCACGTGGGCATCAAGGTTATGTAGGGGATGACGGAAGACATCGTTTGAATATTTTGGAAGTTCAGCGTTTGATTCGTTTTATGCCAAAAGCTGTGATTGCAGTTGTAAATGGTTGGGCTGTTGGAGGCGGACATTCACTTCACGTGGTTTGTGATTTGACTTTGGCAAGTGAAGAACACGCTATCTTCAAACAAACCGATGCGGATGTTACAAGTTTTGACGGCGGTTATGGATCTGCCTATTTGGCGAAAATGGTGGGTCAGAAAAAAGCCAGAGAAATTTTCTTTTTAGGAAGAAATTATTCTGCTCAGGAAGCTGCTGATATGGGAATGGTAAACGCTGTGATTCCTCACGCAGAATTGGAAGACACAGCCTACGAATGGGCTCAGGAAATTCTTGCAAAATCTCCAACCTCCATCAGAATGCTGAAATTTGCTATGAATTTAACAGACGACGGAATGGTTGGTCAGCAGATTTTTGCAGGCGAAGCAACGCGTTTGGCTTATATGACGGAAGAAGCCAAAGAAGGCAGGAATGCGTTTTTAGAGAAACGTAAACCTAACTTTGGTGATGACCAGTGGATTTCTTAA
- a CDS encoding DUF4920 domain-containing protein — protein sequence MKNILFAFVLIGLSVSAFAQSGPPAGDAKVGEFYGQDVSAKAVKKAISTDELNKELKATPKIAKTSVKGKVTGVCPKKGCWVSLATDSGETFFVKMKDYAFFVPTALEGKTVVLEGSAESKTTSVKELQHYAEDAKKSQAEIDAIKEPKTETRFLASAIKVVE from the coding sequence ATGAAAAATATATTATTCGCATTCGTTCTCATCGGTTTATCAGTTTCAGCATTCGCACAATCTGGTCCACCGGCTGGCGATGCAAAAGTAGGAGAGTTCTATGGTCAGGATGTTTCTGCAAAAGCAGTTAAAAAAGCCATTTCTACGGATGAACTTAATAAAGAATTAAAAGCAACACCAAAAATCGCTAAAACTTCCGTCAAAGGAAAAGTGACCGGCGTTTGCCCTAAAAAAGGATGCTGGGTAAGTCTGGCAACAGATTCTGGCGAAACTTTCTTCGTTAAAATGAAAGATTACGCATTCTTCGTTCCGACTGCTTTGGAAGGTAAAACTGTAGTGTTGGAAGGCAGCGCAGAAAGCAAAACTACTTCTGTGAAAGAATTGCAACATTACGCAGAAGACGCTAAAAAATCTCAGGCAGAAATTGATGCTATCAAAGAACCAAAAACTGAGACTAGATTTTTGGCAAGCGCAATCAAAGTTGTAGAATAA
- a CDS encoding head GIN domain-containing protein, whose translation MKIKLLSLILLASVTNFSCIQKNGSNDVMFSHLLSDSGKGEVIEKSYSIEFDELQISTSLSAEIFKSSEEKIVVYAPSDLMQYVVVKQEGRKVQVKIQSEGKLNISTDRIKIKVYAKDFNGLAANSSGSITLKDDFKFSDLDVKVSSSGNIKGNINGNNINIQASSSGDFYGDIVAKNLNLQSSSSGGIKITGKADSVSAQASSSGDIKAENLTADSAVLTTSSSADITIGVRNSVTASASSSGDINVVKRGDLNKVTKNESSSGSVNIR comes from the coding sequence ATGAAAATAAAACTTTTATCCCTAATTCTTTTGGCTTCTGTTACCAATTTTTCCTGCATACAGAAAAACGGTTCCAATGATGTGATGTTTTCTCACCTATTATCAGACTCCGGAAAAGGTGAAGTGATTGAGAAATCTTATTCTATTGAGTTTGATGAGTTGCAAATCTCAACTTCTCTTAGTGCAGAAATTTTTAAATCCAGTGAAGAAAAAATAGTTGTGTACGCTCCTTCTGACCTAATGCAATATGTGGTAGTAAAACAAGAAGGAAGAAAAGTTCAGGTAAAAATCCAATCTGAAGGTAAACTGAACATCTCAACAGACAGAATCAAAATTAAAGTTTATGCTAAAGATTTTAACGGATTGGCAGCCAACTCCAGTGGAAGTATTACTTTGAAAGATGATTTCAAATTTTCTGACCTTGATGTGAAAGTGTCAAGCTCCGGAAACATCAAAGGAAATATCAATGGAAACAACATCAATATCCAAGCTTCCAGCAGTGGCGATTTTTATGGTGATATTGTTGCAAAAAATCTTAATTTACAATCTTCTTCTTCAGGCGGAATCAAAATCACTGGAAAGGCAGACAGCGTAAGTGCACAAGCTTCTTCAAGCGGCGATATCAAAGCTGAAAACTTGACCGCAGACAGCGCAGTTCTTACCACTTCTTCCTCGGCTGATATTACGATTGGTGTTCGTAATAGCGTGACAGCAAGTGCTTCTTCCAGCGGCGATATCAATGTTGTGAAAAGAGGCGACCTGAATAAAGTGACCAAAAACGAAAGCAGTTCCGGTTCTGTTAATATCCGGTAA
- a CDS encoding zinc ribbon domain-containing protein, whose protein sequence is MAKVNEISVEEKLRALYDLQIIDSRLDEIRNTRGELPIEVEDLEIEIEGLEKRAQKFESEIAEQNAEINSKKDLMKQAQTLIDKYKTQQDNVRNNKEFEALSKEVEYQELEIQLAEKRIKEFGGKIDHKKETLADLNAKIDELKNHLTHKKNELDNLISETQKEEDYLLEKSKEFAEKIDDRLLASYQRIRQGSSTGLAVVGLERGAPKGSFFTIPPQKQMEIAQRKKIIIDEHSGKILVDDELVNEETAKMEDIIKF, encoded by the coding sequence ATGGCTAAAGTAAACGAAATTTCTGTTGAAGAAAAATTAAGAGCTCTTTACGATTTGCAAATTATCGATTCCCGTTTGGATGAGATTCGCAATACAAGAGGCGAATTGCCGATTGAAGTAGAAGACCTTGAGATAGAAATTGAAGGTCTTGAAAAAAGAGCCCAAAAATTCGAATCTGAAATTGCTGAGCAAAATGCTGAAATCAACAGCAAAAAAGACTTGATGAAACAAGCTCAGACTCTTATTGATAAATATAAAACGCAGCAAGATAACGTTAGAAATAACAAAGAATTCGAAGCTTTATCAAAAGAGGTAGAATATCAGGAATTGGAAATTCAGTTAGCTGAAAAAAGAATCAAAGAATTCGGTGGGAAAATCGATCACAAAAAAGAAACTTTGGCTGATTTGAACGCTAAGATTGATGAACTAAAAAACCACTTGACTCACAAGAAAAACGAATTGGATAATTTGATTTCTGAAACTCAGAAAGAAGAAGATTATCTATTGGAAAAATCTAAAGAGTTTGCTGAGAAAATCGATGACAGATTATTGGCTTCTTACCAAAGAATCCGTCAAGGTTCATCTACAGGTCTTGCAGTTGTAGGTTTGGAAAGAGGAGCGCCAAAAGGTTCTTTCTTCACAATCCCGCCACAGAAACAAATGGAAATTGCTCAGAGAAAAAAGATTATTATCGATGAGCACTCTGGGAAAATCTTGGTAGATGACGAGTTGGTAAACGAGGAAACTGCTAAAATGGAAGATATCATCAAGTTCTAA
- a CDS encoding Nif3-like dinuclear metal center hexameric protein has translation MKIKEFINEFEKIVPTRQAEDFDNVGLLCGNPDREISGILIAHDALESVVDEALEKNLNFIFCFHPIIFSGLKSITGKNYVERAVLKALENKIAIYAIHTAFDNDYFGVNYKICEVLGLKNQQILMPKQNQLKKLEVYVPVDSAEKLKNALFEAGAGNIGFYDECSFSINGNGTFRPLEGSNPVTGKENERENANEVLFSVIFEDYKKHQILFTMKQNHPYEEVAYQLISLDNENQYTGLGRFGDLETEMDEVDFLKFVKEKFNLNIIRHNNLTRKKIKRVGVLGGSGASGIKSAISAKCDAYLTGDVKYHDFFSGEDKLLICDIGHFESEQFVTQQLFEILSEKFTTFAIAKTTIKTNPVNYFI, from the coding sequence ATGAAAATCAAAGAATTTATAAATGAATTTGAAAAGATAGTTCCAACAAGACAAGCAGAAGATTTTGATAATGTTGGTTTGCTTTGTGGAAACCCTGATAGAGAAATTTCCGGAATCCTAATTGCTCACGATGCTTTGGAATCTGTGGTTGATGAAGCTCTTGAAAAGAATTTAAACTTTATATTTTGTTTTCATCCGATTATTTTTTCGGGATTAAAATCGATTACCGGAAAAAATTATGTTGAAAGAGCTGTTCTGAAAGCTTTAGAAAATAAAATTGCCATTTATGCGATTCATACAGCTTTTGATAATGATTATTTCGGGGTTAATTATAAAATTTGTGAAGTTCTTGGTTTGAAGAATCAGCAAATATTAATGCCAAAACAAAATCAATTAAAGAAGTTAGAAGTTTACGTTCCAGTTGATTCTGCTGAGAAATTGAAAAATGCTTTATTTGAAGCTGGAGCCGGAAATATTGGTTTCTATGACGAATGCAGTTTTTCGATTAATGGAAATGGAACTTTTCGACCCTTAGAAGGTTCAAATCCTGTAACGGGAAAAGAAAATGAAAGAGAAAATGCGAATGAAGTTCTATTTTCTGTGATTTTTGAAGATTACAAAAAACATCAGATTCTTTTTACGATGAAACAAAATCATCCTTACGAAGAAGTCGCTTATCAATTGATTTCTTTAGATAATGAAAATCAATATACCGGTTTGGGGAGATTCGGAGATTTGGAAACAGAAATGGATGAAGTGGATTTTCTAAAGTTTGTTAAAGAAAAATTTAATCTTAATATCATCAGACACAATAATTTAACTCGAAAAAAAATCAAAAGAGTAGGAGTTTTAGGAGGAAGTGGGGCAAGTGGAATAAAGTCAGCTATATCTGCAAAATGTGATGCCTATTTGACTGGCGATGTGAAATATCACGATTTCTTTTCAGGGGAAGATAAATTGCTGATTTGTGATATTGGACATTTCGAATCAGAACAATTTGTAACTCAACAATTATTTGAAATTTTGTCCGAAAAATTCACTACATTTGCAATCGCTAAAACGACAATAAAAACAAATCCTGTTAATTATTTTATATAG
- a CDS encoding RES family NAD+ phosphorylase has product MIVYRLAKEIYANDLSGKGAEIAGGRWNSKGNSALYTGQSIALCVTEIAVHIPLGILPKDYRLVHIEFPEFDFFEPKRLPKDWNAFPHPDSTQKIGDKFLKENKFLVMKIPSAAVQGEFNYIINPRHINFTEVKIKKIEKFTFDDRLFIK; this is encoded by the coding sequence ATGATAGTTTATAGATTGGCGAAAGAAATTTATGCTAATGATCTTTCGGGGAAAGGCGCTGAAATAGCAGGCGGAAGATGGAATAGCAAAGGTAATTCTGCTTTATACACAGGGCAATCTATTGCTTTGTGTGTTACAGAGATTGCTGTTCATATTCCTTTGGGGATTTTGCCCAAGGATTATCGTTTGGTTCATATAGAGTTCCCTGAGTTTGATTTTTTCGAACCAAAAAGATTGCCGAAAGATTGGAATGCTTTTCCGCATCCGGATAGTACGCAGAAAATTGGAGATAAATTCCTCAAAGAGAATAAATTCTTAGTGATGAAAATTCCTTCGGCCGCTGTTCAGGGCGAATTCAATTATATTATTAATCCGAGACATATTAATTTTACGGAAGTGAAAATTAAGAAAATAGAAAAATTTACTTTCGATGATAGATTATTCATCAAATAA
- a CDS encoding antitoxin Xre/MbcA/ParS toxin-binding domain-containing protein, whose translation MKKYKVTEKIDAVQESAAIYGYQNFDDAGVFKIIDIAQRGISFNFFDNLVKKFPFSFQEWAGFLHISGKTLSRYQKEEKTFDTLQSEKILQIEMLYTRGKEVFGSSENFLIWLQSENLALGKTKPQDLLGSNFGVSLLMDELTRIEHGILA comes from the coding sequence ATGAAAAAATATAAAGTCACAGAAAAAATAGATGCTGTTCAAGAATCTGCCGCAATCTATGGATATCAGAACTTTGATGATGCTGGTGTTTTTAAGATTATAGATATTGCCCAAAGAGGTATTTCTTTCAATTTTTTTGATAATCTTGTGAAAAAATTTCCATTTAGTTTTCAAGAGTGGGCTGGTTTTCTTCATATTTCCGGGAAAACTTTATCCAGATATCAGAAAGAAGAGAAAACGTTTGATACTTTGCAATCGGAAAAAATCCTTCAGATAGAAATGCTTTACACAAGAGGTAAGGAAGTTTTTGGTTCTTCTGAAAATTTCCTGATATGGTTGCAATCTGAGAATCTTGCTTTGGGTAAAACGAAACCGCAGGATTTACTGGGTAGTAATTTTGGTGTTTCTCTTCTTATGGATGAGTTGACTCGCATAGAGCACGGTATTTTAGCATAA
- a CDS encoding ion transporter, which produces MRIKPEFDLIPEEGWRKKIYETVYLSQTKAGKIFDISLLILIIVSTVLLMVETIPIIRLQYYKEFYYAEFFITLIFTIEYILRIICIKDREEYIFSPLGIIDFLSIIPFYISLFFPIWHFVAVIRILRILRIFRIFNLADYMHDGRFIVSALKHSSRKIYIFLLFMIIFIVIIGSLMYVVEGGKNGFSSIPQSVYWAVVTITTVGYGDISPGTPVGKILSMIVMLCGYSIIAVPTGIVTSEFRKQKKNNFQCDKCGNQDNDENARYCKICGEKII; this is translated from the coding sequence ATGAGAATTAAACCAGAATTTGACCTTATTCCTGAGGAAGGTTGGCGTAAGAAAATCTACGAAACCGTTTATTTATCACAGACAAAAGCAGGTAAAATATTTGATATTAGCTTATTGATTCTAATTATCGTATCTACTGTTTTGCTGATGGTAGAAACTATTCCAATAATAAGACTACAATACTATAAAGAGTTCTATTACGCAGAATTTTTCATTACTCTAATCTTCACAATAGAATATATTTTGAGAATAATCTGTATAAAAGATCGTGAGGAATACATTTTTAGTCCTTTGGGAATTATTGATTTTCTTTCCATAATTCCATTTTACATTAGCTTGTTTTTTCCTATTTGGCACTTTGTGGCGGTTATCAGGATTCTAAGAATTTTAAGGATTTTCAGGATTTTCAACTTAGCTGATTATATGCACGACGGAAGGTTCATCGTGTCTGCATTAAAACACAGTTCTAGAAAAATCTATATTTTCCTATTATTTATGATAATTTTCATTGTCATTATCGGGTCATTGATGTATGTTGTAGAAGGAGGAAAAAATGGATTTAGCAGCATTCCGCAGAGTGTGTATTGGGCGGTTGTGACTATTACGACAGTCGGCTATGGTGATATTTCTCCAGGAACGCCAGTTGGCAAAATCCTATCAATGATAGTAATGCTTTGTGGTTACAGCATAATTGCCGTTCCTACGGGAATTGTGACTTCAGAATTCAGAAAACAAAAGAAAAATAATTTTCAGTGTGATAAATGTGGCAATCAGGACAATGATGAAAACGCTCGTTATTGCAAAATCTGCGGAGAAAAAATTATTTAA
- a CDS encoding alpha/beta hydrolase, which yields MKPFNFIIWIIIINCFGSCSSKKTTTIQPSHVLSVRNHIYTTVNFKTSDGLTVYADHYSKYGKHNPLIIFYHQAGFSRGEFRNIAPRLLELGFNVLAVDLRSGDIVNQVTNLTNKEAITLGKSTEFLDVIPDLEASYNYAKNHLKARKIIYWGSSYSASLGFYMVAKNPKDYKALIAYSPGEYFKIENKSINEYAKEIKIPVYISSARNEEFSWKSIYKSVSSKKNFYLPSKTKGHHGTIALSSFNDDAEENWQAIIPFLERIK from the coding sequence ATGAAACCATTTAATTTCATAATCTGGATTATTATCATTAATTGTTTTGGCAGTTGTTCTTCCAAAAAAACAACTACTATTCAACCATCGCACGTTCTTTCTGTTAGAAATCATATTTACACAACAGTCAATTTTAAAACTTCTGATGGGCTTACTGTTTACGCAGATCATTATTCGAAGTATGGAAAGCATAATCCTTTAATTATTTTTTACCATCAAGCCGGTTTTAGCAGAGGCGAGTTTAGAAATATAGCACCAAGATTACTGGAATTAGGCTTCAATGTTTTAGCTGTTGATCTAAGGTCTGGAGACATCGTCAACCAAGTTACAAATCTCACCAACAAAGAAGCCATTACCTTAGGAAAATCCACTGAATTCCTAGATGTCATTCCGGATTTGGAAGCATCATATAATTACGCAAAGAATCACTTAAAAGCAAGAAAAATAATTTATTGGGGAAGCTCATATTCAGCCTCTTTAGGATTTTATATGGTTGCTAAAAATCCAAAAGACTACAAAGCTCTCATAGCTTATTCTCCTGGTGAATATTTTAAAATTGAAAACAAAAGCATCAACGAGTACGCAAAAGAAATTAAAATTCCGGTCTATATTTCATCTGCCAGAAATGAAGAGTTTTCTTGGAAATCAATTTATAAGTCTGTAAGTTCAAAGAAAAACTTTTATTTACCTTCAAAAACAAAAGGTCATCACGGAACAATTGCTTTATCTTCTTTTAACGATGATGCTGAAGAAAACTGGCAGGCTATTATTCCTTTTTTAGAAAGAATAAAGTAA